TAGAGAACATATTAGGCATGCTCGTAACAGAGGCTCCATGCCAAATGATGTTTATCAAAAAATAATCAGACTAGAAAAAGAAGGGGTATTACAAGTGATGTATGATGAAGTGCTAACGACTAGTTCCCAGGAGCAGACTAGTGTTTTACACCTTAAAAGCGGTACTCAGCTCGCTGCTCAAACAGTCTTACTAGCCACGGGATTCGATTCCAATCTTCCGGAAGAAGGCTGGTTAAAATCATTGATTGAAACAGAAAATTTGAAATGTGCTACTTGTGGGTATCCAATTGTCAATCAAAAGCTCGAATGGTGTTCTCATCTATTTGTCTCAGGACCATTAGCAGAACTGGAAATTGGCCCGGTATCAAGAAATATTTCAGGAGCAAGAAAAGCAGCAGAACGAATTGTTAATGAGTTTATAGTTTAGAAAATTTACCGGTCATGGAATATCCCTTTAAATGTTATAAATGGTAAAAGTAACAAAAAGTAGTTGACGTATTTTTTATTCATTAGTACCATTTTTAATAGTAATCATTACGATTTATTCTGTAGATTACCTATGATAATTATCGATCTTTATAAGGTAAATCGTAATGATTTTGGTTTAAGGAATGAAAAGGAGGGCTATGAAAGGAATAATAAGTAGGTTAAAGATGTAATTGCTACTTAATAAAGGTGAATGGGTTCTTACTAGTGTAAATTTTTTAGTGATCACTCTAAAGCTTGCCACGATAAAAGGGAGAGAAGTATATTGAGAGTTAAAAAATTAAAGATTGCATCCATAATAGTATTGTTTTTTTCTAATCTAGTTGCCTGCTCTGCACAAAATTCTTCTAGTGAGAAAGAGGAAGGTGTTAAGGATGATAATAGCTTAGCAGAACTAGTCTATGCTTCTGCAAAAGATGTTAACGATATGAACCCACATTTGTACACTGGTTCAATGCCTGCTCAAGGAAAGGTCTATGAATCATTGGTTGAAAATACAGAAGACGGGATCAAACCATTGCTGGCTGAATCTTGGGAGATTTCAGATGATGGAAAAACATACACATTCCATTTAAGAGAAGATGTCACATTTCATGATGGCGAACCGTTTAACGCAGAGGCAGTGAAGAAAAATTTCGATGCTGTACAAAATAATGCAGAAAAACATGCTTGGATAAAGTTATCTACAAAAATTGAACGTGTGAATGTGGTAGATGAGTATACAGTTGAACTTGTTCTAACTGAATCTTATTACCCTACTTTGGTCGAATTATCAATGACAAGGCCTTATGTATTTATATCCCCTAAAGATTTCATTAATGATGGAACGAAAGATGGGGTAAGTGGTTTTAACGGTACAGGACCATACATTCTAGCTGAACATAAAACAGATGAGTATGCAACATTTAAAGCAAATGAACAGTACTGGGGTGGAGCACCAAAAATAAAGACGATCACATCTAAAGTTCTTCCAGCAGGGGAAACGACGTTTTTAGCCTTGAAAAAAGGAGAAGTCAACTTTGCTTTTACGGATGATCGGGGTGCAGATAGCCTTGATGTTGAAGCTATGAATCAATTAGTTGATTCAGGTGATTACCAACTTGTTAGAAGTGAACCAATGAATACGAAAATGATTGTAGCCAATAGTAGTAAAAAGGATCATCCTGTTACGGAAAAAGCTGTTCGTGAAGCAATTTGGTATTCAATTGATAGAGAAACCATTGCAAAGGATATATTGAGTGGTACTGAAACGGTAGCCAATACATTATTTTCTAAGAACGTCAATTATGCTGATGTTGATTTAAAGAAACGAGACTATGATGTAGAAAAAGCGAAAACGATTCTCGAAGATACTGGATGGAAAATAGAAAATGGTGGTGTTGTTCGAACAAAAGCTGGCAAAAAGTTAGTGATGAACCTCTATTATGATAGCAATTCGTCTTCTCAAAAAACTCAGGCTGAATTTATCCAAGCTTCATTACAAGAAATTGGTGTTGGATTGGAGATTATTGGTGAGGAGTCAACCTCGATTGCGAATAGAAGGGCAACGGGTGACTATGATTTATTATTCAATCAGACGTGGGGACTAGCTTACGATCCGCAAAGTACAATTGCTGCTTTTACATCTCCTTCTTCCTACTTACATACGACCAAAGGTATGGAAAATGCAGACGAACTGTATAGGAAAATTGATGAAGTAATGGTGTCAACAGATGAGGAAACAAGAAAATCATTGTATGCTGATATTTTTAAAATGGTACATGAAGAAGCTGTTTTTATTCCTATTTCAAATGGAAGTGTGACCGTAGTTGCTCCAAAAAGCTTACATGGACTATCATTCAAACAAACTCAATATGAGCTGCCGTTTGAGTTAATGGAGTTTAAATAGAAAGGGGGGGAATTCCCCTCTCTATATTTAGAAAACGAATACATTTAAATGTTGAGATTTAATGGAAAAGGAGGTTGTCTATGGGAAGTTATATTATAAAAAGGTTACTCATGTCTGTACCTTTACTTTTTATCATCTCGTTTTTGACGTTTGTATTAATGAATCTTTCTCCTTTAGATCCTGCTGAAGTTGTATTACAAGCTCAAGGTGTGCCACAGATAACAGATAAATTATTAGAGCAAACGAGAGAAGAGTTTGGGAT
This genomic stretch from Metabacillus sp. B2-18 harbors:
- the cntA gene encoding staphylopine-dependent metal ABC transporter substrate-binding lipoprotein, with product MRVKKLKIASIIVLFFSNLVACSAQNSSSEKEEGVKDDNSLAELVYASAKDVNDMNPHLYTGSMPAQGKVYESLVENTEDGIKPLLAESWEISDDGKTYTFHLREDVTFHDGEPFNAEAVKKNFDAVQNNAEKHAWIKLSTKIERVNVVDEYTVELVLTESYYPTLVELSMTRPYVFISPKDFINDGTKDGVSGFNGTGPYILAEHKTDEYATFKANEQYWGGAPKIKTITSKVLPAGETTFLALKKGEVNFAFTDDRGADSLDVEAMNQLVDSGDYQLVRSEPMNTKMIVANSSKKDHPVTEKAVREAIWYSIDRETIAKDILSGTETVANTLFSKNVNYADVDLKKRDYDVEKAKTILEDTGWKIENGGVVRTKAGKKLVMNLYYDSNSSSQKTQAEFIQASLQEIGVGLEIIGEESTSIANRRATGDYDLLFNQTWGLAYDPQSTIAAFTSPSSYLHTTKGMENADELYRKIDEVMVSTDEETRKSLYADIFKMVHEEAVFIPISNGSVTVVAPKSLHGLSFKQTQYELPFELMEFK